The following coding sequences are from one Clostridioides difficile ATCC 9689 = DSM 1296 window:
- a CDS encoding MarR family transcriptional regulator, translating into MEEIVKKEQASMNDIFLYLKAKSNSLYKFVILYNEFINKPKDYGTGELINMVEVHMLTAIEENPGISPTQLAKIWNRTKGAISQTISKLEKKGYITKEKKEGNAKTILLYPTTSGVELSKAHKLYDTIDVTRTFEYLIKECTLEEIDSFYKVIDLFINLLEESPQENNDSEKV; encoded by the coding sequence ATGGAAGAGATAGTAAAGAAGGAACAAGCAAGTATGAATGATATTTTTTTGTATCTTAAAGCTAAATCAAACTCATTATATAAATTTGTAATATTATATAATGAGTTTATCAATAAACCTAAAGATTATGGAACTGGGGAACTTATAAACATGGTTGAAGTACATATGCTAACAGCAATTGAAGAAAATCCAGGAATAAGTCCAACTCAGTTAGCTAAAATATGGAACAGAACTAAAGGTGCAATATCTCAAACTATATCTAAATTGGAGAAAAAGGGTTATATAACTAAAGAAAAGAAAGAAGGAAATGCAAAAACTATATTACTATATCCAACCACATCAGGAGTAGAGTTAAGTAAGGCACATAAACTATATGACACCATAGATGTTACAAGAACATTTGAATACTTAATCAAGGAGTGTACATTAGAGGAGATAGATAGTTTTTATAAAGTAATTGATTTGTTTATTAATTTATTAGAAGAATCTCCGCAGGAAAATAATGATTCTGAAAAAGTGTAG
- a CDS encoding M20 metallopeptidase family protein: MNLKQLSEKYEEYVIQMRREFHKYPELSFKEIRTTQRIREELQKIGVPFVSIEPNIVIATIQGKNEGKTIAIRGDIDALPMQEDSDVEYKSEYDGIMHSCGHDAHGAMLLGLAHMLNDIRKDLKGRVLLVFQAAEEVGGGHKEIIQYFKENGGPDRLIATHVWSDIEAGKISVEPGPRMAGGSGWRIDITGRGGHGSRPDQSIDPIKPACDIVLKVSSIPVNHISVLEQCVVHACAIHGGTTIGNVIPNNAEVIGGYRYFTEESGKKVFDIIKQMSNGVGQVYGVDVKVTHTGGIGPVINDEEAVKMAKEIVSNIDGLELDSYEPICASDCYGEILKEYSGFYCYLGVGNKEKGIIYAQHHPKYNIDEDTLKLGCEFMAKYAVEFLNKNNN; this comes from the coding sequence ATGAATTTAAAACAATTAAGTGAAAAATACGAAGAATATGTAATTCAAATGAGAAGAGAATTTCATAAGTATCCAGAATTATCTTTTAAAGAAATAAGAACAACCCAAAGAATAAGGGAAGAATTACAAAAAATAGGGGTCCCTTTTGTATCTATTGAACCAAATATCGTAATAGCTACTATACAAGGCAAAAATGAAGGTAAGACAATTGCAATTAGAGGAGATATAGATGCGCTTCCAATGCAAGAAGATTCAGATGTTGAATACAAATCAGAATATGATGGAATAATGCATTCTTGTGGACATGATGCTCATGGAGCTATGTTACTAGGACTTGCACATATGCTAAATGATATAAGAAAAGATTTAAAAGGTAGAGTATTATTAGTTTTTCAAGCAGCTGAAGAAGTTGGTGGTGGACACAAGGAGATAATACAGTACTTTAAGGAAAATGGAGGACCAGATAGATTAATAGCTACTCATGTTTGGTCCGATATTGAAGCTGGTAAAATTTCTGTTGAACCAGGACCTCGTATGGCTGGTGGGTCTGGTTGGAGAATAGACATAACAGGTAGAGGAGGTCATGGTTCTAGACCAGATCAAAGCATAGATCCTATAAAGCCAGCTTGTGATATAGTTTTAAAAGTATCTTCTATACCAGTTAATCATATAAGTGTACTAGAACAATGTGTTGTACATGCATGTGCAATACATGGAGGAACTACAATAGGAAATGTTATTCCAAACAATGCAGAGGTAATAGGTGGATATAGATATTTTACTGAAGAATCAGGCAAAAAAGTGTTTGACATTATAAAGCAAATGAGTAATGGTGTTGGACAAGTTTATGGAGTGGATGTGAAGGTTACTCATACTGGAGGCATAGGACCTGTTATCAATGATGAAGAAGCAGTTAAGATGGCTAAAGAAATAGTTTCTAATATAGATGGATTGGAGTTAGATTCTTATGAGCCAATATGTGCATCAGATTGTTATGGTGAAATATTAAAAGAGTATTCTGGCTTTTATTGTTATCTAGGGGTAGGTAACAAAGAAAAAGGAATAATATATGCACAACACCATCCTAAGTACAATATAGATGAAGATACATTAAAGTTAGGTTGCGAATTTATGGCTAAATATGCAGTTGAATTTTTAAATAAAAATAATAACTAA
- a CDS encoding AbgT family transporter has protein sequence MQGALKENKKKSGGGFLGWIEKVGNKMPHPLALFTYITLIVVALSAIASFLGFSATSPATGKLIKVMNLISAKGLVLFMQEFVKNFQNFPVLGVVLVMAVATGVCEKTGFFSTAIKMSLSKVKGNAVVFIIAFIGVFANQAGDAAFVLVPTLAGAIFYGLNRNPLAGIFCGFASVGGGFATAVIPGGWDVTLTPITVSAAQTIQPAFDMTLLASYYALFVSAFIVATVSTIVTVKFIEPKLGKYTGKPEGIDDNQGFEVTKEQAKAAKLAGFTVLAYVALLIALCIPANSFLRSPEGSLIFGAPLMSCLQFFIVILFFLPGIVYGMRVGKIKTVKDLNDILCQSMAAMAPFIVLAIVIGQFLTLFSVSNLAQVLAIKGGALLNSLPLPPQAIILLFLVLVAFINIFVISGSTKWMIFGPVFVPMLMQLNIHPAFTQFVYRLGDSVTNHLSPLNAFFIILLATVQKYDKNAGMGTIFSAMIPYTIGYFVVLAVLVVVWMTIGIPVGIGGQVWL, from the coding sequence ATGCAAGGTGCATTAAAGGAAAATAAGAAAAAAAGTGGTGGAGGATTTTTAGGATGGATTGAAAAAGTTGGGAATAAAATGCCACATCCTCTAGCATTATTTACATATATTACGTTGATAGTAGTAGCATTATCTGCAATAGCAAGCTTTTTAGGTTTTTCAGCAACAAGTCCTGCTACAGGAAAGTTAATAAAAGTTATGAACTTAATAAGTGCAAAAGGTTTAGTACTATTTATGCAAGAGTTTGTTAAGAACTTCCAAAACTTCCCTGTGCTTGGAGTAGTTTTAGTTATGGCAGTTGCCACAGGAGTTTGTGAAAAGACAGGATTTTTTTCAACTGCCATAAAAATGAGTTTATCAAAAGTTAAGGGGAATGCGGTTGTATTTATAATAGCTTTTATAGGAGTATTTGCTAATCAAGCTGGTGATGCTGCTTTTGTATTAGTACCAACTCTTGCAGGAGCAATATTTTATGGATTAAATAGAAATCCATTAGCTGGTATATTCTGTGGATTTGCATCAGTTGGTGGTGGATTTGCAACAGCTGTAATTCCTGGGGGATGGGACGTTACGCTAACGCCAATAACTGTATCAGCTGCTCAAACTATTCAACCTGCATTTGATATGACATTATTAGCTAGTTATTATGCACTATTTGTATCTGCGTTTATAGTAGCTACAGTATCAACAATAGTAACGGTTAAATTTATAGAACCTAAATTAGGTAAGTATACTGGTAAACCAGAAGGTATAGATGATAATCAAGGTTTTGAGGTCACAAAAGAACAAGCAAAAGCAGCAAAGTTAGCAGGTTTTACAGTTTTAGCTTATGTAGCGTTATTAATTGCTTTGTGTATACCAGCTAATAGTTTTTTAAGAAGTCCAGAAGGTTCTTTAATATTTGGAGCACCACTTATGTCTTGCTTACAGTTTTTTATAGTAATACTATTCTTCTTGCCAGGGATTGTGTATGGAATGAGGGTTGGTAAAATCAAGACTGTAAAAGACTTAAATGATATATTATGTCAATCAATGGCAGCAATGGCACCGTTTATCGTACTTGCAATAGTTATAGGTCAATTCTTAACGCTATTCTCAGTGTCTAATTTAGCACAGGTACTAGCTATAAAAGGTGGAGCATTACTCAACTCATTGCCACTACCACCACAAGCTATAATACTGCTATTCTTAGTACTAGTAGCGTTTATAAATATATTTGTTATAAGCGGAAGTACAAAATGGATGATATTTGGACCAGTATTTGTTCCAATGTTAATGCAATTAAACATACATCCAGCATTTACTCAGTTTGTATATAGATTAGGAGATTCTGTAACCAATCATTTATCACCATTAAATGCATTCTTTATAATACTTTTAGCAACAGTCCAAAAATACGATAAAAATGCAGGTATGGGAACTATATTCTCAGCTATGATACCTTACACTATAGGTTACTTTGTAGTACTTGCAGTTTTAGTAGTAGTTTGGATGACAATAGGTATACCAGTAGGAATAGGTGGACAAGTTTGGTTATAA
- a CDS encoding MalY/PatB family protein — protein METTEIRYNFDEVIDRSGTNCLKYDLKSQFMPESPEDALPLWVADMDFACAPEIINAMHERIDRKIFGYSSQQTDDYYEAVCGWFKRRFDWKIEKENIFFSPGVVPALGFFTQILTQKGDGIIIEKPVYYPFEDKITNNERKVVNSPLKFEDSHYSMDYDGFEELAKDENNKVFILCSPHNPVGRVWKKEELRKIVDICKKYDLWIISDEIHCDIIRKGEKHIPLEVACPDYKDRIITCTAPSKSFNLAGMQLSNIVINNKELQEKWMLETDSKLAIFLPNPFAIVATKVAYNDCEDWMNQVNEYIDGNIKYVEDFVNEYMPKVKIIKSQGTYLVWLDFRGYGLDAKQLEYVMLNKAKVLLDEGYIFGEEGEGFERINVASPRTIIEECMNRIKCAFEGL, from the coding sequence ATGGAAACAACTGAAATAAGATACAATTTTGATGAAGTAATAGATAGAAGTGGAACAAACTGTCTTAAATATGATCTTAAGAGTCAATTTATGCCAGAATCTCCAGAAGATGCACTACCACTATGGGTAGCAGATATGGATTTTGCATGTGCCCCTGAGATAATTAATGCAATGCATGAAAGAATAGACAGAAAAATATTTGGATATAGCTCTCAACAAACTGATGATTATTATGAAGCTGTATGTGGATGGTTTAAGAGAAGATTTGATTGGAAAATAGAAAAAGAGAATATATTCTTTAGCCCAGGGGTTGTGCCTGCGTTAGGATTTTTCACACAAATATTAACACAAAAGGGTGATGGTATCATAATAGAAAAGCCTGTATACTATCCTTTTGAAGATAAAATAACTAACAATGAAAGAAAAGTAGTTAATAGTCCTTTAAAGTTTGAAGATAGTCATTATTCTATGGATTATGATGGATTTGAAGAATTAGCTAAAGATGAAAATAATAAGGTGTTTATATTATGTAGTCCTCATAATCCAGTTGGTAGAGTATGGAAAAAAGAAGAGCTTAGAAAAATAGTAGACATATGTAAGAAATATGATTTGTGGATAATATCTGATGAAATACATTGTGATATTATTCGTAAAGGTGAAAAGCATATACCATTAGAAGTAGCATGTCCTGATTATAAAGATAGAATAATAACTTGTACAGCTCCAAGTAAGAGTTTTAACTTAGCTGGTATGCAATTATCAAATATAGTAATCAATAATAAGGAATTACAAGAAAAATGGATGCTTGAAACAGATTCTAAATTAGCTATATTCCTACCTAATCCATTCGCAATAGTTGCTACTAAAGTTGCTTATAATGATTGTGAAGATTGGATGAATCAAGTAAATGAGTATATAGATGGTAATATTAAATATGTAGAAGATTTTGTTAATGAGTATATGCCTAAAGTAAAGATAATAAAATCTCAAGGAACTTACTTAGTTTGGTTAGACTTTAGAGGGTATGGATTAGATGCAAAACAGCTTGAATATGTAATGCTTAACAAGGCGAAGGTATTGCTAGATGAAGGATACATATTCGGAGAAGAAGGAGAAGGATTTGAAAGAATAAATGTTGCTTCACCTAGAACAATTATAGAAGAGTGTATGAATAGAATAAAGTGTGCATTTGAAGGATTATAA
- a CDS encoding ABC transporter ATP-binding protein: MNDNIVEVKNINMNFYTKEGELEVLKDVNFNLKEGEILTLLGPSGSGKSTILNILTNLLKPTSGDIKITGNIGYMFQKDNLLEWRNIMDNITIGLEIQGKKDKKSLDRVESLLKTYGLWDFRSMYPKELSGGMRQRVALIRTLSVNPDILLLDEPFSALDYQTRLLVCDDVYSIIKNENKSTILVTHDIGEARCIKVQL; the protein is encoded by the coding sequence ATGAATGACAACATAGTAGAAGTTAAAAATATAAATATGAACTTCTACACTAAGGAAGGCGAGCTTGAAGTATTAAAGGATGTCAATTTTAACTTGAAAGAAGGAGAAATATTAACTTTGCTTGGTCCTTCTGGAAGTGGTAAATCTACAATATTAAATATTCTTACTAATCTTTTAAAACCGACTAGTGGTGATATAAAGATTACTGGAAATATTGGATATATGTTTCAAAAAGATAATTTGCTTGAATGGAGAAATATAATGGATAATATAACTATTGGATTGGAAATTCAAGGCAAAAAAGATAAAAAATCTTTAGATAGAGTTGAAAGCCTTTTAAAGACTTATGGATTATGGGATTTTAGAAGTATGTATCCAAAAGAATTATCTGGAGGTATGAGACAAAGAGTTGCGCTTATTAGAACACTTTCTGTAAATCCAGATATTCTACTTTTAGATGAACCTTTTTCAGCTCTTGATTATCAGACTAGATTATTAGTTTGTGATGATGTTTATAGTATTATTAAGAATGAGAATAAGTCTACTATTTTGGTTACACATGATATTGGTGAAGCAAGGTGTATAAAAGTGCAACTTTAG
- a CDS encoding OmpA family protein, which produces MNNKYIRTVNREFEKSSFWPTFTDLLSTVLMVVILILFSSESISGSVEQDLAKNVNASVEETFKKSGIPVKVDKSNGQVTFGEKTMFDIDSDVLKPEAKEMLKMFVPKYIETIYKDYGDYISKIVIEGHTDDVGSYIYNLDLSQRRAYSVAKFIVGDEIGDYKYKDKVTKHIIAIGRSKAELIKNGDNSVNRDASRRVELKYEININQNK; this is translated from the coding sequence ATGAATAATAAATATATAAGAACTGTTAACAGGGAATTTGAAAAGAGTAGCTTTTGGCCAACATTTACAGATTTATTATCTACTGTATTGATGGTTGTAATTCTTATCTTATTTAGCTCAGAAAGTATTTCAGGTTCTGTTGAACAAGATTTAGCTAAGAATGTCAATGCTTCTGTTGAAGAAACTTTTAAAAAAAGTGGAATACCTGTCAAGGTAGATAAATCTAATGGGCAAGTAACTTTTGGTGAAAAAACCATGTTTGATATAGATAGTGATGTTTTAAAACCAGAGGCTAAAGAAATGCTAAAAATGTTTGTTCCAAAGTACATAGAGACTATTTATAAAGATTATGGTGACTATATATCCAAAATAGTTATAGAAGGTCATACAGATGATGTGGGAAGTTATATATACAACTTAGATTTATCGCAAAGAAGAGCATATAGCGTTGCTAAATTTATAGTGGGAGATGAAATAGGTGACTATAAATACAAAGATAAAGTGACTAAGCATATTATTGCAATAGGAAGGTCAAAAGCTGAACTCATCAAAAATGGTGACAATAGCGTGAATAGAGATGCATCTAGAAGAGTAGAACTAAAATACGAAATAAATATTAATCAAAATAAATAA
- a CDS encoding ComEC/Rec2 family competence protein — protein MIEISIKNKKNSKIKTLILLLIVSISIYLTGCTTSDNGNNQSNNNDSLSSSISSDKNVKIHFIDTGNSDAILIQDGKTFTLIDGGDNDDEGLMVDYLNNQGVKDIKYLIATHSHADHLGGLDSVVKNFNIENVFVSNGSAETKSYRDFINALANKGLSPSVPLENNKFYLEDSYFEVLNTNGGDTTNEQSLVLVYTNGNDKVLFTGDAEEGTEKEILPKLEKVDLLKVAHHGSRSSSSQEFLDKVNPEYAVLLVGKGNSYGHPHQETMNKLKKMGVKVHRSDECSDIIFESTGDGVFTSCKDGSYNKGVREDGNSGKSNSNTSKNDSFKNKQNTSNSEEIVYFTPKGKSYHSTKNCSGLSRSKKILSGTIAESKKNDPCDICYGK, from the coding sequence GTGATAGAAATAAGTATAAAAAATAAAAAAAATTCTAAAATTAAAACTTTGATACTTTTATTGATAGTATCTATATCGATTTATTTAACTGGTTGTACTACATCAGATAATGGAAATAATCAATCAAATAATAATGATTCTTTGTCTAGTAGTATATCAAGTGATAAGAATGTAAAAATTCATTTTATTGACACTGGAAATAGTGATGCAATATTGATTCAAGATGGTAAAACTTTTACATTGATAGATGGGGGAGATAATGATGATGAGGGATTAATGGTAGATTACCTAAACAATCAAGGTGTAAAAGATATTAAATATCTTATAGCTACCCATTCTCATGCAGACCATTTAGGTGGACTTGATTCTGTTGTCAAAAACTTTAATATAGAAAATGTTTTTGTATCGAATGGTTCAGCAGAAACAAAGAGTTATAGGGACTTTATAAATGCTTTAGCAAATAAGGGTTTATCCCCAAGTGTACCGCTTGAAAATAATAAGTTCTATTTAGAAGATTCTTATTTTGAAGTTCTAAATACAAATGGGGGAGATACTACTAATGAACAATCTCTAGTCCTTGTATATACTAATGGGAATGATAAAGTTTTATTTACAGGTGATGCTGAAGAAGGTACCGAAAAAGAAATACTACCTAAGCTTGAGAAAGTAGACCTTTTAAAAGTAGCTCATCATGGTTCTCGTAGTAGTTCATCTCAAGAGTTTTTAGATAAAGTAAATCCTGAATATGCGGTTCTTTTAGTAGGCAAGGGTAATTCATATGGTCATCCACATCAGGAGACAATGAATAAATTAAAAAAAATGGGAGTAAAAGTACATAGAAGTGATGAGTGTTCAGATATAATATTTGAATCAACAGGTGATGGAGTATTTACAAGTTGTAAAGATGGAAGTTATAATAAAGGCGTTAGAGAAGATGGAAACTCTGGAAAATCAAACAGTAATACAAGTAAAAATGATTCTTTTAAAAATAAACAAAATACATCCAATTCAGAAGAAATAGTGTATTTTACTCCAAAAGGTAAGAGTTATCACTCTACAAAAAATTGTAGTGGGCTTTCAAGAAGTAAAAAAATATTATCAGGCACAATTGCAGAAAGTAAGAAAAATGACCCATGTGATATATGTTATGGAAAATAA
- the lexA gene encoding transcriptional repressor LexA has translation MYLDLTEKQVLILEFIKSQIILKGYPPAVREICTAVGLRSTSTVHSHLNKLEKLGYIRKDPTKPRAIEVLERSKVNDVSGANQEIIELPLVGQITAGEPILAQQNIEEYIPFPASLVKGSNNFVLRVKGESMINAGILDEDYVVVDKKNTALNSQIVVALINGESATVKRFFKEGNLIRLQPENDFMEPIMLNDSEVEIVGIVTGVFRVIK, from the coding sequence ATGTATTTAGATCTAACTGAAAAGCAAGTCTTGATATTGGAATTTATAAAGTCTCAAATCATATTAAAAGGTTATCCACCTGCTGTAAGAGAAATATGTACTGCTGTAGGGTTAAGATCTACTTCAACTGTGCACTCTCATCTAAATAAACTTGAAAAACTGGGATACATAAGAAAGGACCCTACTAAACCAAGAGCTATTGAAGTTTTAGAACGTAGTAAAGTAAATGATGTTTCTGGAGCTAATCAAGAAATAATAGAGCTTCCTTTAGTAGGTCAAATAACAGCTGGAGAACCCATTTTAGCTCAACAAAACATAGAGGAATACATTCCATTCCCTGCCAGTTTAGTAAAGGGCAGTAACAATTTTGTATTAAGAGTAAAAGGCGAAAGTATGATTAATGCAGGAATTTTAGATGAAGATTACGTTGTAGTAGACAAAAAAAATACAGCCTTAAATTCTCAGATAGTAGTTGCACTTATAAATGGTGAATCTGCTACGGTTAAGAGGTTTTTTAAAGAAGGAAATTTAATAAGACTTCAGCCAGAAAATGATTTTATGGAACCAATTATGCTCAATGACTCAGAAGTTGAAATTGTAGGTATTGTAACTGGTGTATTTAGAGTTATTAAATAG
- a CDS encoding tyrosine-type recombinase/integrase produces MNNDKKIIKVHNKSDKPDNIVIKENELIEKCLLLENKLPVFMKDYFIYLKGSVAVSTRLAYLEDINFFCSYLIETKELTNADCVKDITEDDFNTIKSRDINLFLGDYCSRYYKNTEKNTLIFENNNRALARKKSSISTLFKFLYRNSQIDNNITDGFNPIKLPKPQPDAIKRLEIDEVAKMLESVETGEGLTEKEKVYWRKTKLRDKAILALFVTYGLRLNELRELNISSFNFSRGEFKIYRKRGKEVLMPINHTCEHVIKDYLQNERTRDELLNDEEKDALFLSLQNKRITAKAIRTLVKKYTSIPLDTTRDNGYSPHKLRATAATSLIQTGFSIYDVQNLLDHDNVTTTQLYAAHKKNVKRDIVKNFEWIEDD; encoded by the coding sequence TTGAATAATGATAAGAAAATTATAAAAGTACATAATAAATCAGATAAACCTGATAATATTGTTATCAAAGAAAATGAACTCATAGAAAAATGTCTACTTTTGGAAAATAAACTTCCTGTATTTATGAAGGATTATTTTATATATTTAAAAGGTTCTGTTGCAGTTTCTACACGACTTGCTTATTTAGAAGATATTAATTTTTTTTGTTCATATTTGATTGAAACCAAAGAATTAACAAATGCAGATTGTGTAAAAGACATTACAGAAGATGATTTTAATACAATAAAATCAAGAGATATAAATTTATTCTTAGGTGATTATTGCAGTAGATATTACAAAAATACAGAAAAAAACACATTGATTTTTGAAAATAACAATAGAGCTTTAGCAAGAAAAAAATCATCCATCTCTACTCTATTTAAATTCTTATACAGAAACTCTCAGATAGATAATAATATAACTGATGGATTCAATCCAATAAAACTTCCTAAACCTCAGCCAGATGCTATTAAGCGCCTTGAGATAGATGAAGTTGCTAAGATGCTTGAATCAGTAGAAACAGGTGAAGGGCTTACAGAGAAAGAAAAGGTATATTGGAGAAAAACTAAATTACGTGACAAAGCTATACTAGCATTATTTGTTACATACGGGCTTAGATTAAATGAGCTTAGAGAACTCAATATCTCCTCTTTTAATTTTTCAAGAGGTGAATTTAAAATATATAGAAAACGTGGGAAAGAAGTTTTAATGCCTATAAATCATACTTGTGAACATGTAATAAAAGATTATTTGCAAAACGAAAGAACAAGAGATGAACTATTAAATGATGAAGAAAAAGATGCTTTATTTTTGTCTCTTCAAAATAAGAGAATTACAGCAAAGGCTATAAGAACACTGGTAAAAAAATATACATCTATTCCACTTGATACTACTAGAGACAATGGATATAGTCCCCATAAATTAAGAGCAACGGCTGCAACTTCTCTAATCCAAACAGGATTTTCTATATATGATGTTCAAAACTTACTTGACCATGATAATGTCACAACTACTCAGCTTTATGCAGCTCATAAGAAAAATGTAAAACGTGATATAGTCAAGAATTTTGAATGGATTGAGGACGATTAA
- a CDS encoding ACT domain-containing protein has product MKLKLLVEEYAVCRLNNDSKIPTWIDTEKFYSITRTDDELSVVCLNNNIPSDVKSEKEWRILKILGPLDFSLVGILSKLSSLLADNKISIFAISTYDTDYILVKEKDIENACKILSCNGYEVE; this is encoded by the coding sequence ATGAAATTAAAATTATTGGTAGAAGAGTATGCAGTATGTAGATTAAATAATGACAGTAAAATACCAACATGGATAGATACAGAGAAGTTTTACTCTATAACTAGAACTGATGATGAATTAAGTGTTGTATGTTTAAATAATAATATTCCTTCTGATGTCAAGTCAGAAAAGGAGTGGAGAATACTTAAGATACTAGGTCCTTTAGACTTTTCACTTGTAGGAATTTTATCTAAGTTAAGTAGTTTGTTAGCAGACAACAAAATAAGCATATTTGCAATTTCTACGTATGATACAGACTATATCTTAGTAAAAGAAAAGGATATAGAAAATGCTTGTAAAATTTTAAGCTGTAATGGATATGAAGTAGAGTAG
- a CDS encoding stage V sporulation protein S produces the protein MEVLKVSSKSNPNSVAGALAGVLRERGVAEIQAIGAGALNQAIKSIAIARGFVAPSGMDLVCIPAFTDIEIEGDKKTAIKLIIEPR, from the coding sequence ATGGAGGTACTAAAAGTTTCATCAAAATCTAATCCTAATTCTGTAGCTGGAGCCTTGGCTGGAGTACTAAGAGAACGAGGCGTTGCAGAAATACAAGCTATAGGAGCTGGAGCTCTAAATCAAGCGATAAAATCAATTGCAATAGCAAGAGGTTTTGTTGCACCTAGTGGAATGGATTTAGTTTGCATTCCCGCATTTACTGATATAGAAATCGAAGGTGATAAGAAAACAGCCATTAAACTTATAATTGAACCTAGATAA
- a CDS encoding acetyl-CoA carboxylase carboxyltransferase subunit alpha: MIENNSEKIKVLENDIKQLITISKANNIDLSDKINSLNEKLEKLKEDAFSHLSAYEKVTLSRDIKRPTTLEYIEHICSNFLELHGDRLFKDDPSMVGGIGQIGKFNVTIVGHQKGRDTKENIKRNFGMPHPEGYRKALRLMKQAEKFNRPIITFIDTSGAFCGLEAEERGQGEAIARNLLEMSKLSVPVITFVIGEGGSGGALGIGVGNDVCMLEHSVYSVISPEGLSSILFKDSSKAKEACDVMKLTSNDLYDLKIIDKIIKEPLGGAQKDVEAVSKEIKAYILERLNHYKDMDKEEIIAQRYKKFRNIGKCL; the protein is encoded by the coding sequence TTGATTGAAAATAATAGTGAAAAAATAAAAGTCTTAGAAAATGATATTAAACAATTAATAACTATTTCTAAGGCAAATAATATAGATTTAAGTGATAAAATAAATTCACTTAATGAGAAATTGGAAAAGCTTAAGGAAGATGCTTTTTCACATCTATCAGCATATGAAAAGGTAACACTAAGTAGAGATATAAAGAGACCTACGACATTGGAATACATAGAACATATTTGTTCTAATTTTTTAGAACTTCATGGAGATAGGCTTTTTAAAGATGACCCTTCTATGGTTGGAGGAATTGGTCAGATAGGAAAGTTTAATGTTACTATAGTTGGACACCAAAAAGGAAGAGATACAAAAGAAAATATAAAAAGAAATTTTGGAATGCCTCATCCAGAAGGATACAGAAAAGCATTAAGACTTATGAAACAAGCTGAAAAATTTAATAGACCTATAATAACGTTTATTGATACATCAGGAGCTTTTTGTGGTCTAGAAGCAGAAGAAAGAGGACAAGGAGAAGCTATTGCAAGAAACTTACTTGAAATGAGTAAACTTTCTGTTCCAGTAATCACTTTTGTAATTGGTGAAGGTGGTAGTGGAGGAGCTTTAGGTATCGGAGTAGGAAATGATGTATGTATGTTAGAACATTCAGTTTATTCTGTGATTTCTCCAGAAGGGCTTTCTAGTATTCTATTTAAAGATTCATCTAAAGCTAAAGAAGCTTGTGATGTTATGAAGCTTACAAGTAATGATTTATATGATTTAAAAATAATAGATAAGATTATAAAAGAACCTCTTGGAGGAGCACAAAAAGATGTAGAAGCTGTTTCAAAAGAAATAAAAGCTTACATTTTAGAAAGATTAAATCATTACAAAGATATGGATAAAGAGGAAATTATAGCTCAAAGATATAAAAAATTTAGAAATATTGGAAAATGCTTATAG